The following nucleotide sequence is from Anas acuta chromosome 11, bAnaAcu1.1, whole genome shotgun sequence.
GGAGCCTGCAGCCACAACCAGAAGCCAGGCTCCTGAGCTATGCATATGCACGCtcacatcctcatcttcctctccctctccggCCCCAGACACAGGTACGACCTGCAACACCTCCAAGAGGAGGGCACTGGGAAAGCCTCAGCTGGGGTGGGCACCAGGCTGGGAGCAAAAAAGCACCGAGGAAAACCCAAATTTGTAGCTCCGCTCCCCgtcaggcagagcagagctagAGAAACAGCTTGACTCCgctctggaacaggctccccctttttttttttttttcctttttttttttttttaacatgaaatatttattgggTGAAAACACAGCCCACTTCCACCTGCCACCTTTCAAAATAGTGAGCCCTGCTCAGTTTTTTGAATGAAGCCGTGTGGGCGCAGCCTTCGGGAGCTGAGCCCTGGCGGCGCACCACCAGCACGCCGAGGTGCCGCCCTGCAGCAGCGGGGACGGCCGCGCTCCTCGGAGTTTCCCCGTCAGCAGCAGCGACCCTGCAGCCCGTGACAGCTTTTCGCATGGCCTCAGACCCCAGCGAAGCAGCTCAGGGACTCCGTAACAGCCCTGAGGCTCTGCCAGGCCTGACCGCGTGTCCTAAGAGAGGCAGCATTAGGCAGATCGTTTCTTTTAGGGAGTTTGGACCCAAATGAGCGTTGAGTTACAAACTTTGGTGTGAAGAACTCGTGCACGAGCAAAGCTGTAAGACAGGATTTAACCTCCCAGTCCTGCAGCATGAAGGCAAGAGAAGGagcctggtgcacccccagcccccctgcagaTGGTTACGTGGTGCTGGCAGCCCAACCCCATCCCCTGCGGGTGCTGCACCGGGAGCACCAAGTGCCCTCTTGGTTAAATCCTGCAGGAATCACCCCAAACGGTCTGGTACTGCCTGAACAACACAAATCTGGGTTTAAAACCCCCTCAGCCACGTGATATCCTTTGGATGGGGTTCAGGCTCTTGTACTACACCTCGGGCAGCTTCTGAAAGGGTTTGCTGGTGGCCGGGAGTGCTCTGGCAAACCCTGCCGAGGAGCCGCAAAGGTCTCctctgctgaagctgctgccGGTTTCACTTCAACCCGCTGCTGCAGTGGAACGAGCTCCAACAGTCAAAGGACTTCCTGCCAGTACAACTGCACCTAGATGAAGGATCTGCCAGTACAGTTATGTCAATCAGTttggggaaaagaggaaaatttcaTTCCTCTGCcagcaaaattttaaatgatAGATCAGGCCAAAACTTCTCTCATATTTACAGGGAAGTCCAGcgaaaatatcctttttttgaCAGACTTACTTAAAGCATGTGGCATGGAGACTGAAAATGCTATCAACTATTTGACTGACAAGTGTCAGCAGCTGTTCATCCAATTTGTTTTATATCTCAGCAACTAACAGATTCTTTCCCCTCTGCTGTAAAGCATGTCTCCTGGCCCATAGGCATCTTAGAAATTGCTTTTCTGCCTCTCTGGTGACCAAAACGTCAAAAATATTAGGAGACAATTTGGTTTCAGAAGCATAAATAGGCATGCAGCAAAGCAAAGATGATTTTGTCAGTGTTCAGtctgtgttcttttttaaaaaaaaaaaaaaaagtcacggCAAACCTAAGGCAAAAATTACTCCTCGAAGCTTTAAAAGAAGAAGctaaagcaaacaaagcccCCAGTAAACCAGCACAGGTTAAACCAGCAGCTACCAAGGGAAAAGGGCTGGTATAGCGGCCAACCAAAACACAGCTGAGCCGTATCTCACCCTCTGCACTTTGTGAAGTTCAAGACTCTGCACCAGCACCACCGCCACCagtttttattgtaaaaaatgCTCCGTGGTGTCAGGAGGCAACAGAGCCTCCACCATGCCAAGCTGAGGCCAGCTAAACCATTCACAAAAACcagccttcctcctcttcacccTGCAATGCCTCCAGAAACTGTTTGGTACCTGACTGCGTGTGATTTAAGCTACAAATCCTGCAGGTGCCAACAGCTCTGAACTTGTTTGGCTCGGAAGCCTGAGCGACACCTCTCTCCGGTGAGCTGCGTCCAGCGGCATTTCCTCTGGTCGAGCACATTCGGGCTCCCGAGCTGAAGGCGCTAAGTGGCATTTTGCTCAGCCTCCCCAGAAGATACATATTCCGTTTCAAGTTGTAAATCTGCATTTGTTGTAACTATGCAaaatatgggagaaaaaaagtgcagaGATTATATGCAATCTGCCAGCAGAGTTGTGTGCCATGAGGAAAATGCCTCACAggtcaaaacaaagaaaaacactgagcaACAAATTAGTTGCAGGCAGTAGCTAATATGGAGATCAAAAGATTAAAATCAACATGCAACGATGAAATCACTGGAATAATAGGAGCACTTAAGAAGATTAAGTCAATAACAGAGTCCAGTAGtacaaaaataagattttgattATACCGTAAAATTTGATATTGGGAGAGCAAAAGCAATTACAACCACGACATGCGTCGCTCTCCCCGCCTTAGACCATCTTGGCTCATTTCCTATGCAAGGAATACAGTtgttgaaataaacagaaatgttatGACTCGAGCGCTCGCTTCAAAAACAAACCAGGTGGTCAGATCAGCCTGGGGACTGACAAGACGGGGTCTGCAAAGCGAGGACTTGTTGCCGATCCCGGAGGATGCGACAGCTGGGGGGAACAAAGGCCGCACCGTTTAGGAGCGCTTTCGGCAGAGAGGGGGCTCCGAAAGCAGCTGATGTCGGGGCCTGTCACCGGCTTTCAGCTGGACAGGAGAGcctgggggaaggaaggaaggaggagagaaggagctCGGAGGCTTGAAGTGAACAGGGCTGGGAATGCCGATGAGATATTGAGCCTGGTATTTCTTCCTATCCCGCTGAACCAGCGAGGACTGAGGGGTTGGTCCCGTGACATGCTGGGGGCAGAGCAGTGGCACCCTGACCCTCTCTAGACCTTCCCATAAGGGTCAGGAACATGTCCCACAGCCCCCTTCCAGTGCCAGGGCTCATCCAGCCACACAGCCCAGTGGGCTAATGCTCACTGCCATGCATCCACCCTCACTAACACCAGCAGGGACAGATGAGGCAGTCCCTCGAAAGCATGCTGGCCACGGGACACCAGCCTCATCCACAGACCATGGGACCAAAGACATGTAGCTTCACCCAGAAGTGGCCACCTCCTCACCCGAGGGGTCTGAGGGCCCTCGGTGGGCACCACAAAGCTCTGCGTGCCTTCGGGAGGAGCCCGGGCAGCTCGCCGGCACCGCAGAGCTGACGACTCGCCTGGGTTTCTCTCTAAAGTGTTTTTTCAGCATCACTAACTCCAGCCCCACCCCCgtccccaccccaaaatcacaAGCTAGGCTCATaattaaatcaaataaataaattatcagCTATTTTTATAGAATTTGTGGGTGTTCTTGAACATTCAGGGAATACTTGGGTCGCGCATGGaagtttttttcctgcaagaacTAGGTCTGGCTTTTTAGTTTGGGCTCTGATCGTTGGGAGGATTTTTTAGTGGTTCTTTCAGATCGCATCTTCTGGGGCTGaaatcataaaaatacaaaataaaatgaaaaaattaaaaagggattCTTGCATTGAGGGGCTCTGGTTTGTCCTGAGGGAAGGAGGTGACGTGCTGCCGTCCACTGCTCCCCCCGGTACCTTGCAGACCGCCGCGGagtcctgctctgcagagaacAAGGATGTCTACAAAAATGATGTCCTTCAAGCAAAGATAAATGCAAACACCGAACAATATGAGCCGTGGCATAGCcagaaaaatggcaaaacacTGAGTGGGGAGTTGTAAAATGACTGGGAATGGCAAATGGTATTGGCTTTGGAAAGGTTCTTCctccatttgatttttttcacgGAAAAAGCACATACTTTTGGAAATGAGACGTTTTTCTAACTCATTAAGAAGAGAATAATTCAAAACACGTGGGGTTTGTcccacttattttttttggccatcCTTCTTTCAAGcaaaaaagggaaggaatggGAACGCAAAACTGAAGTGGGCTTCTACccattttcactgctttttgctcctttttctgaaatgttttcagtagGAAAGTGCGAACAAGGCCATCCCCCCATTATATTCTCCTTCTCTACTTCCTCCCACCTTTTCTCCTAAATAGAAaataagggggaaaagaaaaaaaagaaaaaaacacacaacaaaaccagaaaaacttGAGAGCTCCCACTCTTTCAAAACGAAGAAGTACACCACCTCAAACCAGGAAGAAGGGACATCTCTCGGGTTTGGTTTTCAGCAACGAAACACCGCATTGCTCCATCGCTGCGATGCAAAGACTGGCTGCTTCCAACAGCGAGGCAGGAGAACTGCAGCCGCCCCTTCAGCATTTTCTCACTTGCCTTGGTGGCCGAGGGGCTTTGGGTAAGATGAGGACCCTGCTGAATCTTGAATACTCCCAGACCAGAGCGGtccagcagcaggacctggtCTCTCTGGTGAGGTTGCCATGCCTCGCAGGCAGGCAGCGCCTTGGGGGCACAAAGCCCGGTGGGGACGGAGCCATCCGCTGCCATTCCTGTTGACAGGCAAACCAGAATAGGCTCTGGCTCACTTTCTCCGAGCTGCGGAAGGAAGAATGAGCAGAGAAAAGAGTTCATTCAATTGCTTCTGtttggcagctctgcaggactCTGCGTGCACAGAAAGGGACGTGGCAAGCAAGGAGGTGCCGTTTTTAGACTTACATAAACCAGCCTGCTTGCCATCGAGGCACTCCTCGGGCAGCTCGTGCCACAGACCCTTACCGGTTGCTCTGCAGTGCGGCtacatttcaaacatttcaggCTCTTAAAATGAGACACGGGTTAAAAATGTTAGTGCTGCCCCTGCCATCACTGACAGAGTCACACAGCGGAGCCGTACAGGGACACTGGGCCACTGCGTGCCCAAAATCCCGCTGTGTTTGCTCCGGGCCCCATTCAGTGCTCCAAAACCTAGCTCCACAGTACAGTGCTTCAATAcgccaatttttatttttcttaaaaaaataattaaaaaaaaattatctgccTACGTCTACACAGTGATGTGTGCATGAGTCAGTGAACGGGCTGAAACAACAGTCTGCAGGGACTCGGCgcctctgctccagcccaggtggcctcagcctgcagcagcatggTGGTGGCAGCGGGGTCACCCCAGCGACCCAAGGATCCTATGGGGTCACCCCACCGACCTCAGAGCCCTATGGGATGGGAGGACAGCCCGGGAAGGCTGTGTGCTGCCCCTGCTACACAAGGTACTGCGGTTTCAAAGAGGAAGCAGGCAAAGAGGTGACAGCCTGCCTTACCCCAGATCTTCCTCTCACAGTTTCCCCATTCGTTGCTCACCGTTTTGTCCAAAAAGAGCGTTTCTGAGGGCTGCAAACTGAGCTGCAGAGACACACCTCGGGCTGCCCAAGTCGCCGCCTTGCTCCAAGCCAGCCCTTGGTCATGGGGCCAGAGATCAGGAAGCACCACGACCCCACTCCTGAAGCCGCCCCTGGCTTGTAGAGGCAGCCCCATCCTGACTGCCTGGGTTCACCCGCTTGCCCCTCAACctctgctattaaaaaaaaaaaaatgtattttatatacacacatggatatacaaaagaaagcagcacagaaatcaaAGCCACCATTTCGGAGGGAGGGAGACTGCAGCGTAACGCTAACAACTTTCGGCAGCTTCCACTGGGGAGTTTAAGCAGCTGCCACGTTAAATAACCAGGAGGAGCCCAAAGTTATCTCCCGGCGCCCCACAGCCGCCCAGTGCCCCCTACACGGGCCGGGGGGACCCGGGGATATGGGGACCCGTGCGGGACGGGGATTTCGTTGAGCACCGGGGGgatgcccagctcccagccgccccgtcggggctggtggcagggggcaGAGGGTCCGGGCCCCCGCCCCACAGCCCCAAACCCCCACCCCGGGCTGCGGCACGGAccccgggagccccccggcTCGGGGGTCCGGTTATCGGGGCCCAGAGGGGGAATCCCGGCCGGTTTTCGATGTCAGCGCCCCgggaggatttggggctggggtcGCCGGGTGCGCCTTGTGCCCAAGGTGGAGGTGGGCGCTGGGGTAAAAAAATGGGGGGAGGAAACGCGGGGGGCGCAAGGGATCGGGGAGTCCTGTCGGGACGGGCACCGGGACtcgttttttggggggaaaaaatgaagaaaaacctgCAGAAGTGATTACGGGTGCGCTGCGAGCGGCTCTGCGGCACGGTGCTGCCAGGAAAAAGCGGCCCTGGGAGCATCTCCCTGCCGCAAATGCCGGGGGGGGGAAGCTGGGGGGCGAAGGCTTCCAGCCCaatccccccaaaacctcccagAGCCCCATCCCGAAGCTCCCAGGGCAGTGCTGCGGCTGGGGCAGCCGTCCCAAACCCAGTCATTTCCACCACGCTTGCCGGCACAGCACAAGCGGGATCGCTAGAGACAGCCCCCAGCTGTGCCCAAACCTGCGATTTCAATTAAAACCTGAGCACCGCCGGGCGGCTCGGAGCCGCCAGCCCAAAGCACGGATGCACCCGGGCACGGGGGGGTTCCCTGCGGGGCCGTGGGAAGGAggaggccctggggctgctgctggggggtcCCCCCCGAGGATTCTCGCCCCTCCCGGAGGTCTGCAAGACCCCCCTGGTCCGGGCCAGAAAGCAGCCGGGCCAAGCATCGGCAGCCCGGGCAGGGCGAGGGCGGCGCGGGGATGCTGGCAGCGagctcccggccccggctccgCAGCCCTCTTTTATCCCGCCCGAAATCATCTcgtttacagaaaatatttgtttgcacTATTAGTTGGTACTGGAGTTAATTACTCAACGTGTGAGCGGGGAGTAATATGGATAAAAGCAGCCCCAGTGTTTATTGTGTGGGTGAGCTGTTGAGCGGTGCTTGAATAAACTGCAATTAGGGTTAGATAGAGATTAATTAACATGTGAGTGGCAAGGTGTAAAATAGTTCCCAACCCTCCACTCAGTATAATCTGCAGGCgaggaaaaagaagtttgtgGAGGCTAATTAAATACTTTGCTAAAGCCGGCGAGCCCCGGGAGCGAGCGGGGAGCCCAGCCGCCGCCTGCCCGCTgcccggctcggcacggctcggctcggcacggctcggccgGGCTCTCCGGCAGCCAACCCCCGGGTGTGCTTCGTGCCGGTGCGCTCGGCATCgcctcccctccagctccccaaAAGCGGGGGGGGTTCCCTCGCTGCCCCGCCGGGAGGTTGGCGAGGGCCGGGGGTCCCCCTCCCCGGAGCCCACCTGCGGTGGGAGCGCGGCGcagaagaggggggggggggctgctccctcctcctcctccgtgGCTCCCCCAAATTCCCAAATTAGTTTCGGCAGCGTGTTGTGGTTCGCAGGTGACAAAGCCTGCCTGCAAACAGCCGCCGGCGAGCTGCCCCGGCGGGGAGAGGAGGCGCGGCTTTGTCAGCGCCGCACAAAACCGCCGAATTCCTCCAAACTTTTCTTAGGCGTGCTAGGGAGgcggaaaaaaaataaaataataatatatcgGGGCCTTTTCATTGCTTGCTTTACCTCTGGCCAGGCTCAATCTTAAACCCTCCGCTCCCCCGCCTCCCCCGGCTAATCCTCCCCTTTATTTTAGGGACGCACAAAACCAGGTTCACGCAGCGCTATAGTGGCTCCGAGTGAAAGGAGCGAGCGCCCTGAATCGCCGGGGAAAATTGCTCGGGGTGAATGGGGCCAGGAGAggggcggcggccgggcccccccaaaacccaggTGGGCACGGGGCTCCCCCAATTACCGCGTCCCCGCAGCTGAGCTGCCTGCGAAGCCTCCCCTCCCGCACCAAGTCGTTTTAATTAGAGGCAGGCAGGGGAGAAACCCCGGCACCCGGGCGCGATAATGCGGAGCCTCCTGTTtggagaagggggggggagccggAGGGGGGCACGAAAAGGATGAAAAGGGGACGGGAGATGGGGAGAGCCGCCCGCCCGCACGGCCGGAGGAGCGGGCAGCTCGCGGGGTGACAAGCCGCAAAACTCCCGATCGCAGCGCTcggctgcctttttttttttttctccccattttctttcctttttttttttttttttttttttccaagaaaacccAGCCCCGGACTCGACTCCCTCCGCGTTTATTTAAGGCTAATCACCAGCTACCCTGCGAGGGGAGGGGGGTGGAATTAAACTTAGTTTAATTAACATTAATACACTGTCCTAATTAATGGGTTGGCTATTAATTTATACATGCTGGGGAGGCTCGCAGATAAGTGACAATTTATTAATTATCTTCCAGCTCGGTTGCAACGGAGCTGATTGCAGATGGGTTGCCAAAATAACTCGAGCATGGTTGCGTGGTAgttgctttaggaaaaaaaaaaatcattctcccccttcttaaaaaaaaaaaataaaaaatcctcaCGCTCACTCCGAGTGGCTCTTCTAACCCCAGCAAGAACTGGAGCACTCTTTTCCACCCAACTTGTGAATCGCACTTGCCTTCTAATTTGCCACATGCAAAACGATTCCTCTGCTTTGCAAGTTGCTTTTtaagaagggagagagagagagggaaaaaaagaagaaaaaaaaaaaacagctcgCACACGAGCGATTTGTGCGTCTTAAACTGGAAGGAAATTGTGCgtggagggggcgggggggggctcttcttcctctccctgccccagcccaccGCGCTCCAGCCCGGCGCCGGGGCTCGGGGAAGCTCCATGGTGGCATCCCCGTGTCATTCTGCTCCGAGTGACTTCATGTGATGTCAGCCTTAAATGTACGAGACGGGGAGCTGGCGCTCGGGAAGATGTTTGCCGTCAAAATGTGACTGTGGCCGCAGCGCGCTGCTCGGATGCGTCTCGCCGGCGCTAGCCACGGCTAGGTAGGTGAGTGGCCACCGGTCCCGCGGCGACCCCCTGCCCCTCGCCGTGCCCCCCGCCCCGGCGTCTCCCGCAGCCATcggcggggctgggcagggtggCAATGCCTGGGGgagggttttcttttctttttttttttttttttccctttcctttccttccccccccccctttttttttttttcttttaaatactaACAAGGTCTAGCTCGCATGTTACTTTAGCGCGTTCCGCTTAATGAGCAGTAATCTGGTACCCTACGTGCCATTGTTCTGGGATATGTTCATTTGAATGTAAATAGGGAGGGGGTgccggtgggggggggggggcgggagaggaggggggggaagaaCAAGGTGCTTATTAAATTGATTTGTCTCCTGGCTTTTCTGGAATGCAGAGCCGAGCGCAGGAGCGAGCGGCTGCTCACCCCGAGTCCCCGGGCGGCGCAGCGCCATGGCGAGCTCGGGGTCGCTGGAGACGGTCatgccttcctcctgcccccggCACGACGGCAGGGCCGCCGCCGCTAACCCCTCCAAGAGCCTGGCCTTCTCCATCGAGCGGATCATGGCCAAGACGTCGGAACCCAAGCCGGCCTTCGAGCAGAGGCAAGGCGGCCCGgggccggagccggagccgggcAAGAAGCCGCTGAGCCTGTGCTCGCCCCTGCCCTGCGTGATCCCCATCCCGCCGCTGGGCTACGAGGTGCCCTCCAAGACTCTCCTCAACTACTCGGAGCTGTGGAAGAGCAGcctgcggggcggcggggggctctGCAAAGCCAACTGCGGCGTGTGCTGCAAGGCAGAGCTCGCCCTGGGCCAGCCCAGCGGCCGGCTCATCAAGCCGCAGGTCATCCACCAGGCGGGGGCCGTGCCGGCCGCCCCCCGCTCCCTTTACTACTTCAATTACCTGGACGCCGCGTACCACCCGGCCGACCTGCTGCACGGACAGCTCTTCCCCGCCGGCCTGCTGggcgccccgccgccggggggGCTCTCCGCTCACCAGAAGCTTTTCCTGCTGGAAAACGCCAAGCTGGCGGGGCTGGCGGCCGAGAagctgccgccgccgcctccccccctGGCGCACAAGGAGAGGCTGCCCGGCCACCTGGACCAGGTGATGAAGGAGGCGGCGGAGCGCGGGGGCCCCCCCAAAGGCCACGCCAAGCTgggaggcggcggggcggcggagGGCAAGCCCAAGAACTTCACCTGCGAGGTCTGCGGCAAGGTAAAAAGAGGGTTGAAAAGGGTTCCCGGGGGGAGACGAGGCTCTGAGGAGAGGGATACggggaggtgggagaggtgtgtccccccccccaggtcctaACCTGGCCGTGCCCGCGCTTCCCGCAGGTGTTCAACGCGCACTACAACCTCACCCGCCACATGCCGGTGCACACGGGGGCCAGGCCGTTCGTCTGCAAGGTGTGCGGGAAGGGCTTCCGCCAGGCCAGCACCCTGTGCCGGCACAAAATCATCCACACGCAGGTAGGTGGGGGGCAGCCGGGCCGCGGGGGGGGCGGTTACCCCTCCCTCCCAACCCCCTGCacccctccccgcagccccctaACGGGCCTCTCGCCCCCCGGTGCAGGAGAAACCCCACAAGTGCAACCAGTGCGGGAAGGCGTTCAACAGGAGCTCCACGCTCAACACCCACATCCGCATCCACGCCGGCTACAAGCCCTTCGTCTGCGAGTTCTGCGGCAAGGGCTTCCACCAGAAAGGTgagccgggccgagccgagccgggccgggccggggtcGGGTCCCCTCGCCCAACCTTATGGGGACGAAGCGGGGCGAGCCCTGCCCGGCCGGGGGATGCGAGGGGCGCGggccgagccgccgccgccgttcCCAATTACTTTCTCCCCGAGCCCCGGGCCGCATCGCCAGGGCCCGCCGGCGGCTCGGCCctataaatgctttttaaatgagAGGTGCCGGGCCCCGGTCCTAATCCCGGGCCCTCCATTTGCCGCGGGTCACCGCGCCGCCCCTGCCCCTCATTTGTGCCGTGCCGGTTGCGCGCTGCCCCGCGGTGATGCGGAGCGGCTTTGacagggggccggggggggctgggggccgcttcctgccgccccccccctcacctgTGTGCCCGGGCACCCTCGGGTAACCCCCTCGtccccctctctcctctcccgcAGGCAACTACAAGAACCACAAGCTGACCCACAGCGGCGAGAAGCAGTACAAGTGCACGATTTGCAACAAAGCCTTCCACCAGATCTATAACTTGACTTTCCACATGCACACCCACAACGACAAGAAGCCCTTCACGTGCGTCACTTGCGGGAAAGGATTTTGCAGAAACTTTGATTTAAAGAAGCACGTCCGAAAGTTGCACGACAGCGTCTCCagcgcgccgccgccgccgccccgggaCCCTGCGCGCAGCGGGCAGAGCTAAGGGCCCCTCtcggccccgctccccgggcCAGCACTATTTATCCGAGCCAGCCTTTTGCTTCTGTCTCTTCCCCAGCGAGCTCAGCCGCCGGCAGCCAtcggccccgggccgcagctgtACATACGAGGAGCCCCccgagctgcaggaggggcCGGCGCCAGGACAGCGCTCTTTATACGTGTCTGTAAATCTCCACTTTAAATGTACGCTCGAATAAGTGAggaatatatctatatatctaacCTAGCCCGGGACAATAAACCGGCCCTTCGTAGGTGTCTCATTTCCCTCCTCGGCCCCGGCTCCAAGCCGGGAGCGGGCGGCACGGCGCTGCCCGGGCCCCCCAGGAGCGGCGGGGAGGGCCGGGGCGCCCCCCGAAgggcccggagcccccccgaAGGGCCCGGCTCGTTCCGGCGTGTTTCGGCCGCTCCCGAGTGCCCGTCCTTCCCTGCATGCAGATGAAACGATCTCACGCTTGCTTTCCGAGTAATGACCcaaattaagagagaaaacacagaCCCTTCAAAGCGCATTACATTAATCTAATCACTCCCAGCAGGCCTCAGAAACTCTTTTTGATCAGAATATGGATAATCAAGCACTTGGATTACACTAAATATCCCCTTCTcggctccccccttcccctaCCTTTAATATGCAAGTGTTTATTCCGGCCACGTCGTTAGGAACAATATTATCCTAGCGGAGAAACGAGACCGGGGTGGCCGGGAGCGTGCGTGCTGCTGGGGCCGGGCTTGCCAATGAAGAGGGGAAGGAGCGAGCCCCAAGTGCCCGGGGACGCCGTGCCGGGAGCTCACCTCTCCCCGCTTCGTTCCGCGGCAGGAGGCGAGGACAAGCGCAGCTCGCCGCCGAGCGCACGGACGGGAGCCGACCCCTCGCACCGCCTTTTGGGATTCGTTACCGGGCGGCGACGCTGGAGCCCAGAGAGCTTGGCTGGCCCCACAGACCACCGCGGGGCTTTCGTCCTTGCTCGGCTTTGGGATTTTGGCGGTGCCAAAAGTTAGAGTTTTGACGCTTCGGGGCCGGGTGAGGCGCGGGAAGCGATGCGCAGCGAGCCCGGCACCGTGGTACCGtttgttgggggggggaaaaaaaaaaaaaaagagatttgggGAGAGTTTCGGgttaaaaaggaattaaaaaaaaataagcaagccCCGTCGCCGTAAGTCACCGCGGTTGGGGACCTGGGAGGGGGCTGATCCGTCCCCGAGGAAAGGGGCTGCAGCTCGACCCCAAGCAAAAAGCGGCCGCCGGGACGGAGCGGGGCGTGCGGGGGGCGGCAGCAGCGCCAGGGACCCCCGGGGTGTGCGGGAGGGTCCCGGGGACAGCGGGGTGTCCCCcgcccccggggctgcgggacGGGGCCGAAAGCCGAGGAAGAATgcggttttctttttttttttttttttcggggtTTTCGCTGGTGTTTGCGGAGCTGTCGGAGGGGCAGCGGGAGCCTCGGCGCAGCTCGGCGCGCTCCAAAGGGCAGCCCCGGCcggtcctggggggggggtttTGTCCCCTCGGCCCTCTCGGGGGCGGCGGGCAGAGCTCCCCGGGCCGACCGGGAGCGGAGGGGGgagccctgcccgccccccggctccccgcaCACACCCAGGCGGCGGATGGCGGGGGAGG
It contains:
- the CEP15 gene encoding centrosomal protein 15 isoform X1, with amino-acid sequence MSSYLAQEVHLARRHEEILSQRSVLLQQMETYLGDKKTKKTWQTQAADAARKRNAALLNLGESEPEPILVCLSTGMAADGSVPTGLCAPKALPACEAWQPHQRDQVLLLDRSGLGVFKIQQGPHLTQSPSATKASEKMLKGRLQFSCLAVGSSQSLHRSDGAMRCFVAENQTREMSLLPGLRTPRRSARYRGEQWTAARHLLPSGQTRAPQCKNPFLIFSFYFVFL
- the CEP15 gene encoding centrosomal protein 15 isoform X2, with protein sequence MSSYLAQEVHLARRHEEILSQRSVLLQQMETYLGDKKTKKTWQTQAADAARKRNAALLNLGESEPEPILVCLSTGMAADGSVPTGLCAPKALPACEAWQPHQRDQVLLLDRSGLGVFKIQQGPHLTQSPSATKASEKMLKGRLQFSCLAVGSSQSLHRSDGAMRCFVAENQTREMSLLPGLRAGLRGGLQGTGGSSGRQHVTSFPQDKPEPLNARIPF
- the FEZF2 gene encoding fez family zinc finger protein 2, which encodes MASSGSLETVMPSSCPRHDGRAAAANPSKSLAFSIERIMAKTSEPKPAFEQRQGGPGPEPEPGKKPLSLCSPLPCVIPIPPLGYEVPSKTLLNYSELWKSSLRGGGGLCKANCGVCCKAELALGQPSGRLIKPQVIHQAGAVPAAPRSLYYFNYLDAAYHPADLLHGQLFPAGLLGAPPPGGLSAHQKLFLLENAKLAGLAAEKLPPPPPPLAHKERLPGHLDQVMKEAAERGGPPKGHAKLGGGGAAEGKPKNFTCEVCGKVFNAHYNLTRHMPVHTGARPFVCKVCGKGFRQASTLCRHKIIHTQEKPHKCNQCGKAFNRSSTLNTHIRIHAGYKPFVCEFCGKGFHQKGNYKNHKLTHSGEKQYKCTICNKAFHQIYNLTFHMHTHNDKKPFTCVTCGKGFCRNFDLKKHVRKLHDSVSSAPPPPPRDPARSGQS